In Neisseriaceae bacterium CLB008, one genomic interval encodes:
- a CDS encoding ATP synthase subunit I: MTKLIGYQALTLAVVLVLTYLVADLAAVWSSLLGGLSYLLPTCVATLFLSLTNHNVQRMALGFVLGESLKIILAIIMMVVVFIVYPTLRWPYFLVGFLAVSHVIFIVFWKFKHYGRRSHSYGSRVR, translated from the coding sequence ATGACCAAACTCATTGGTTACCAAGCCTTAACTTTGGCGGTGGTGTTGGTGCTGACTTACTTAGTCGCAGATTTAGCAGCTGTATGGTCGTCTCTCTTAGGTGGGTTGAGCTATTTGCTCCCAACCTGTGTGGCGACATTATTTTTGAGCCTCACGAACCACAACGTTCAACGCATGGCCCTGGGGTTCGTCCTAGGCGAGAGCTTAAAAATCATTTTAGCCATCATCATGATGGTGGTTGTGTTTATAGTATATCCGACGCTGAGATGGCCTTATTTTCTTGTGGGGTTCTTGGCGGTTAGTCACGTAATTTTTATTGTTTTTTGGAAATTTAAGCACTATGGCAGACGCTCACACTCTTACGGCAGCCGAGTACGTTAA
- the atpB gene encoding F0F1 ATP synthase subunit A yields MADAHTLTAAEYVKHHLVQLSQKDTPQTSIVDFSYINLDTLFFSILLGVLSCFFLWRAARKAHAGVPGRFQAAVEILTEFVEGMCKDIVHNPASRKAVAPLGLTIFVWIFMMNAVDLLPVDLFPMIASGVFGLDYLRAVPTADLNGSLALSVGVLLVCLYYSLKIKGIGGWMHEMFTAPFGPWLAPVNFAMNLLEFASKTISQGMRLFGNMYAGELVFMLIALLGGAWASTGSVALIDPILFLLQILAGSAWAIFHILIITLQAFIFMVLTFVYIGQAHDSH; encoded by the coding sequence ATGGCAGACGCTCACACTCTTACGGCAGCCGAGTACGTTAAGCACCATTTGGTGCAACTCTCGCAAAAAGACACGCCACAAACCAGTATTGTGGATTTTTCTTACATCAACCTCGACACCTTGTTCTTTTCGATCCTTTTAGGCGTCTTGTCTTGCTTCTTCTTGTGGCGCGCCGCTAGAAAAGCACATGCGGGCGTTCCTGGCCGTTTTCAAGCCGCAGTTGAAATTTTGACTGAATTTGTTGAAGGTATGTGTAAAGACATCGTTCACAATCCTGCTTCACGTAAAGCGGTTGCGCCTTTGGGCCTAACCATTTTTGTGTGGATTTTCATGATGAACGCGGTTGACCTTTTGCCGGTCGATCTGTTCCCGATGATCGCTTCAGGCGTGTTTGGCCTAGACTACCTACGTGCTGTGCCTACCGCTGACCTAAATGGTTCGCTGGCCCTATCAGTAGGTGTGTTGTTGGTTTGTCTATACTACAGTTTAAAAATCAAAGGCATTGGCGGCTGGATGCACGAAATGTTCACCGCACCGTTTGGCCCTTGGTTAGCCCCCGTTAACTTTGCCATGAACCTGCTTGAGTTTGCGTCTAAGACCATCTCTCAAGGCATGCGGTTGTTCGGTAATATGTATGCGGGTGAGCTGGTATTTATGTTGATCGCTCTATTGGGTGGCGCTTGGGCGTCGACCGGTTCAGTAGCGCTGATTGACCCTATCCTATTCTTATTGCAAATCTTAGCGGGTTCTGCTTGGGCGATCTTCCATATTTTGATTATTACCCTGCAAGCCTTTATTTTCATGGTCTTGACCTTTGTGTACATCGGCCAAGCACATGATTCGCATTAA
- the atpE gene encoding F0F1 ATP synthase subunit C, with the protein MGLIAIACGLIVALGAIGACLGIATVGAKYLESSARQPELMGPLQVKLFLIAGLIDAAFLIGVAIALLFAFVNPFAG; encoded by the coding sequence ATGGGTTTAATTGCTATTGCTTGTGGTCTGATCGTTGCTTTAGGTGCGATTGGTGCATGTTTGGGTATCGCTACTGTTGGTGCTAAATACCTAGAATCTTCTGCTCGCCAACCTGAATTGATGGGTCCATTGCAAGTTAAATTGTTCTTGATCGCTGGTTTGATCGACGCGGCTTTCTTGATTGGTGTTGCGATTGCTTTGCTATTTGCATTCGTAAACCCATTCGCTGGTTAA
- a CDS encoding F0F1 ATP synthase subunit B: protein MNLNATLFAQLIVFFILVWFTMKFVWPPIVKALDERADKIAEGLAAAERGKSDFEQAEKRVAAILAEGRNQVAEMVANADKRAAQILDEAKTTASTEAARILASAQAEIEQEANRAREVLREQVAALAVAGAEKILRQEINEQQHANILSTLKQEL from the coding sequence GTGAATTTAAACGCAACCCTATTTGCGCAGTTAATTGTCTTCTTCATCTTAGTGTGGTTCACCATGAAGTTCGTGTGGCCCCCTATTGTGAAAGCACTTGACGAGCGCGCCGACAAAATCGCCGAAGGCTTAGCAGCTGCTGAGCGTGGTAAGAGCGATTTTGAACAGGCAGAAAAGCGTGTTGCAGCAATCTTGGCCGAAGGGCGTAATCAGGTAGCCGAAATGGTTGCCAACGCCGATAAAAGAGCAGCACAAATTTTAGACGAAGCAAAAACAACTGCTTCTACTGAAGCCGCTCGTATCTTGGCTTCTGCGCAGGCAGAAATTGAACAAGAAGCTAACCGCGCACGTGAAGTATTACGTGAACAAGTTGCTGCTTTAGCAGTAGCTGGTGCGGAAAAAATCTTGCGTCAAGAGATTAACGAACAGCAACACGCGAACATCCTTAGCACCCTTAAACAGGAGCTATAA